Proteins from one Sphingomonas sp. HF-S4 genomic window:
- a CDS encoding DUF2497 domain-containing protein, which translates to MGDISSEPSMEEILSSIKRIIAEEGDAATASRTRRGRAGTATTAGARAPQVEAEDEDEVLELSDQVAAPEPAAAAPVAEKRVEPILSERAVEATRGPLEALSRMVVKPEVAGSDTLEGLVRELLKPMLRDWLDANLPKIVEEMVAREITRITGRN; encoded by the coding sequence ATGGGGGATATCAGTAGCGAGCCTTCGATGGAGGAGATCCTCTCCTCGATCAAACGCATCATCGCCGAGGAAGGCGATGCGGCGACGGCGTCGCGTACCCGCCGCGGCCGTGCCGGCACTGCCACGACCGCAGGGGCACGCGCGCCGCAGGTCGAGGCGGAGGACGAGGACGAGGTTCTCGAGCTGAGCGATCAGGTCGCGGCGCCCGAGCCTGCCGCCGCCGCGCCGGTGGCCGAGAAGCGCGTCGAGCCGATTCTGTCGGAACGCGCCGTCGAGGCGACCCGCGGGCCGCTCGAGGCGCTGTCGCGGATGGTGGTAAAGCCCGAGGTGGCGGGGTCGGACACGCTCGAGGGGCTGGTCCGCGAACTGCTCAAGCCGATGCTGCGCGACTGGCTCGACGCCAATTTGCCCAAGATCGTCGAAGAGATGGTCGCGCGCGAGATCACCCGGATCACCGGGCGGAACTGA
- a CDS encoding TolC family outer membrane protein yields the protein MRLTSLLLGVSLTALAVPASAQTTTTRTGTSTPVTVQTAPRTATPALAPAPGVRPTTTLRDALVQTYNSNPDLAGERANQRANDENVPIARSRGLPGASATGSANTSIYDSDANLISATRQARLGINLSQPIYSGGAVRNSVRAAETRVEAGQANLRGTEADVFTQAVTVYVDVLRDEAIVRLNQQNVRVLGVNLQATRDRFEVGDLTRTDVAQSEARLALAEGQLRTAEARLIGSRESYIRIVGSPPGVLDAPPALPNLPDDVMTAEQTALANNPFLEAAQLGRDATRYDVSVARASRLPTLSVGVGGNYYNYLGSIPAAAAAQGASGSGESATFGAELTLPLFQGGRPAAQVRQAQARQAAAIEQVTLTERGVIAQARSTYASYQGALRVIESSRSAVQANQLSLEGVRAENSVGTRTILDILNAEQELLNSQVNYVTAERDAYVAGFSLLASMGRAEAKDLGLDGGPLYDPAANYERVRGRWSDWNDDPKPVGTSTSTAGTPAQGAMVTAAPADPLLQRSVDTTPRNP from the coding sequence ATGCGACTGACCTCCCTGCTCCTGGGCGTGAGCCTGACGGCGCTCGCCGTGCCTGCATCCGCGCAGACCACGACGACGCGCACCGGCACCTCGACTCCGGTGACGGTGCAGACCGCGCCGCGGACGGCGACTCCCGCGCTCGCGCCGGCGCCGGGCGTGCGGCCCACCACGACGCTGCGCGACGCACTGGTCCAGACGTATAACAGCAATCCCGACCTTGCCGGCGAACGTGCCAATCAGCGCGCCAATGACGAGAATGTTCCGATCGCCCGCTCGCGCGGGCTGCCGGGCGCGAGCGCCACGGGCTCGGCAAACACGAGTATTTACGACAGCGACGCGAACCTGATCTCGGCGACGCGCCAGGCGCGGCTGGGCATCAACCTGTCGCAGCCGATCTACAGCGGCGGCGCGGTGCGCAATTCGGTGCGCGCGGCCGAGACGCGGGTCGAGGCGGGGCAGGCCAACCTCCGCGGCACCGAAGCGGACGTGTTCACCCAGGCGGTGACGGTCTATGTCGATGTACTGCGCGACGAGGCGATCGTTCGGCTCAACCAGCAGAATGTCCGCGTGCTGGGCGTCAACCTCCAGGCGACGCGCGACCGCTTCGAAGTGGGCGACCTGACGCGCACCGACGTCGCGCAGTCCGAGGCGCGGCTGGCGCTGGCCGAGGGGCAATTGCGCACTGCCGAGGCGCGGCTGATCGGCAGCCGCGAGTCCTATATCCGCATCGTCGGCTCACCGCCGGGGGTGCTCGATGCGCCGCCCGCGCTGCCCAATTTGCCTGATGACGTGATGACTGCCGAGCAGACTGCGCTTGCCAACAATCCGTTTCTCGAGGCCGCGCAACTGGGCCGCGACGCGACGCGCTATGACGTCAGCGTGGCGCGGGCGAGCCGATTGCCGACCCTGAGCGTTGGCGTAGGGGGCAATTATTACAATTATCTCGGCTCGATCCCGGCCGCCGCGGCGGCGCAGGGGGCGAGCGGGAGCGGCGAATCGGCGACGTTCGGCGCCGAGCTGACGCTGCCGCTGTTCCAGGGCGGACGCCCTGCGGCGCAGGTCCGCCAGGCGCAGGCGCGCCAGGCCGCGGCGATCGAGCAGGTGACGCTCACCGAGCGCGGGGTGATCGCGCAGGCGCGCTCGACCTATGCGAGCTATCAGGGTGCGCTGCGCGTGATCGAATCGTCGCGCAGCGCGGTGCAGGCCAACCAGCTCAGCCTCGAGGGCGTCCGCGCCGAGAACAGCGTCGGCACGCGCACGATCCTCGACATCCTCAACGCCGAGCAGGAACTGCTCAACAGCCAGGTCAATTACGTGACTGCCGAGCGCGACGCCTATGTCGCGGGGTTCAGCCTGCTGGCGTCGATGGGGCGCGCCGAGGCCAAGGATCTTGGGCTCGACGGCGGGCCGCTCTACGATCCTGCCGCCAATTATGAGCGCGTCCGCGGCCGCTGGAGCGACTGGAACGACGATCCCAAGCCGGTCGGCACGAGCACCTCGACCGCCGGCACCCCGGCGCAGGGCGCGATGGTGACCGCAGCCCCCGCGGATCCTTTGTTGCAGCGATCGGTTGACACCACGCCCCGAAATCCCTGA
- a CDS encoding protein-L-isoaspartate O-methyltransferase family protein, which produces MMTLTVDTAPVEANRFEAMRHAMVASQLRTNAVNDARVVEAMARTPRETYLPAEQHGIAYRDGLLPLGGGRQHNSPLATGRLLTEAEIRPGDHVLLVGAAGGYAAALIAQIAGSVVALEESESLVGIARGALAGESKVEVVQGPLNAGWVARGPYDLLIVDGAVEELPAALVAQVKPGGRVVSGVVDRGVTRLAAGRRTEGGFGLVDFADIECTELPGFRRLRTFTF; this is translated from the coding sequence ATGATGACCCTGACGGTCGATACTGCGCCCGTCGAAGCGAACCGCTTCGAGGCGATGCGCCACGCGATGGTGGCCAGCCAGCTGCGTACCAACGCGGTCAACGATGCTCGCGTGGTCGAGGCGATGGCCCGCACCCCGCGCGAAACCTATCTGCCCGCCGAGCAGCACGGCATCGCCTATCGCGACGGCCTGTTGCCGCTGGGCGGCGGGCGCCAGCACAATTCGCCGCTCGCCACCGGGCGGCTGCTGACCGAGGCGGAAATCCGCCCGGGCGACCATGTCCTGCTCGTGGGCGCGGCGGGCGGCTATGCCGCGGCGCTGATCGCGCAGATCGCCGGATCGGTGGTCGCGCTCGAGGAATCCGAATCGCTGGTCGGGATCGCGCGCGGCGCGCTTGCCGGCGAGTCGAAGGTCGAGGTCGTCCAGGGCCCGCTAAATGCCGGCTGGGTAGCGCGCGGCCCCTATGATCTGCTCATCGTCGACGGCGCAGTCGAAGAACTGCCCGCGGCACTGGTCGCACAAGTGAAGCCCGGTGGGCGCGTCGTCAGCGGCGTGGTCGACCGGGGCGTAACTCGGCTCGCCGCCGGCCGGCGGACCGAGGGAGGCTTCGGCCTCGTGGATTTCGCCGATATCGAATGCACCGAACTGCCTGGTTTCCGACGCCTACGGACCTTCACCTTCTGA
- a CDS encoding C1 family peptidase, whose amino-acid sequence MPILSKLDALPDTVDFRDAMYRPSLIRVPEEAKLEAYRKRSVPILDQGGEGACTGFALATVANYLLRARGENPDAEEVSAYMLYAMARRYDEWPGEAYVGSSVRGAVKAWHKHGVCAKRLWKDITGQWPSDEAAADAITRPLGAYYRVNHRDLVAMHAAISEVGVLLASADIHAGWGEVSLGEPHIPFVPGRVGGHAFAIVGYDQKGFWIQNSWGEDWGDGGFARLGYDDWLANGSDIWVASLGVPVHLGQPSASAELRTWAPQSLPAYVYSALRPHIVTARNDGVLDDKGEYGLTREGLNDVITRQMPKCMETWARKRVMLYAHGGLVRQSDAIQVVAANRQAALDAEVYPLAFIWRSDALSTIRNILAEALSSRRDESMIGGVFDFLLDRVDDMLEPVARRFGGKAMWDEMKENAFGATRKEAGAARLTADLLIGMYQNKQIDEIHLVGHSAGSIFHAELAQYFADAGVPIASVSLLAPACTIDLFDRCYRPLIEDGRIDRFGLYTMDDATERDDHCAHIYNKSLLYLVSAAFEETIRANGGEPLLGLARFVRGRLDDLWDGQRIEWIVAPSNPASAARSHGGFDNDKATLLSTLARIRDERDLMIAGLASLPQIESIPTSTPASRARMRRQLERVADLRR is encoded by the coding sequence ATGCCGATCCTTTCCAAGCTCGACGCGCTTCCCGATACCGTGGACTTCCGCGACGCGATGTATCGGCCCTCGTTGATCCGCGTGCCCGAGGAAGCGAAGCTCGAAGCGTATCGGAAGCGCTCCGTCCCGATCCTCGACCAGGGCGGCGAAGGCGCGTGCACCGGCTTCGCGCTTGCCACGGTCGCCAACTACCTGCTGCGCGCGCGCGGCGAGAACCCCGATGCCGAGGAAGTCAGCGCGTACATGCTGTATGCGATGGCGCGCCGATACGATGAATGGCCCGGCGAGGCGTATGTGGGGTCGAGCGTGCGCGGCGCGGTCAAGGCATGGCACAAGCATGGCGTGTGCGCCAAGCGACTGTGGAAGGACATTACGGGGCAATGGCCGAGCGACGAGGCCGCGGCCGACGCCATAACCCGGCCGCTCGGCGCCTATTACCGCGTCAATCACCGCGATCTCGTGGCGATGCATGCGGCGATTTCCGAAGTCGGGGTGCTGCTCGCATCGGCGGACATCCATGCCGGCTGGGGGGAGGTGTCCCTGGGCGAGCCGCATATTCCGTTCGTCCCCGGCCGGGTCGGGGGGCACGCCTTCGCGATCGTCGGCTATGACCAGAAGGGCTTCTGGATCCAGAACAGCTGGGGCGAGGACTGGGGCGATGGCGGCTTTGCGCGGCTGGGCTATGACGACTGGCTGGCCAATGGCAGCGACATTTGGGTCGCCTCGCTCGGGGTGCCGGTACATCTCGGCCAGCCTTCGGCCTCGGCCGAACTGCGGACCTGGGCGCCGCAGAGTTTGCCGGCCTATGTGTATTCGGCGCTGCGCCCGCACATCGTCACCGCGCGCAATGACGGTGTGCTCGACGACAAGGGCGAATACGGCCTGACGCGCGAGGGATTGAACGACGTCATCACGCGGCAGATGCCCAAGTGCATGGAGACGTGGGCGCGCAAGCGGGTGATGCTCTATGCGCATGGCGGGCTGGTCAGGCAAAGTGATGCGATCCAGGTGGTGGCCGCCAACCGCCAGGCGGCGCTCGATGCCGAAGTCTATCCGCTCGCGTTCATCTGGCGCTCCGACGCCTTGTCGACGATCCGCAACATCCTTGCCGAGGCGCTGTCCAGCCGCCGCGACGAGAGTATGATCGGCGGGGTGTTCGATTTCCTGCTCGATCGGGTCGACGACATGCTCGAGCCGGTCGCGCGGCGGTTCGGCGGCAAGGCGATGTGGGACGAGATGAAGGAGAATGCGTTCGGCGCGACGCGAAAGGAGGCGGGCGCCGCGCGGCTGACGGCCGATCTCCTCATCGGCATGTATCAGAACAAGCAAATCGACGAGATCCACCTAGTCGGCCACAGCGCCGGATCGATCTTCCATGCCGAGCTGGCCCAATATTTCGCCGATGCCGGGGTTCCGATCGCCAGCGTCTCGCTGCTCGCCCCGGCCTGCACGATCGACCTGTTCGATCGCTGCTACCGGCCGCTGATTGAGGATGGCCGGATCGACCGGTTCGGGCTGTACACGATGGACGACGCCACCGAACGCGACGATCATTGCGCGCATATCTACAACAAGTCGCTGCTCTACCTGGTGAGCGCCGCGTTCGAGGAAACCATTCGCGCCAATGGTGGCGAGCCGCTGCTCGGCCTGGCGCGATTCGTTCGGGGCCGCCTGGACGATTTGTGGGATGGCCAGCGAATCGAATGGATCGTGGCACCGAGCAATCCGGCCTCCGCGGCGCGGAGCCATGGCGGATTCGACAACGACAAGGCGACGCTGCTTTCGACGCTGGCGCGCATCCGCGATGAGCGGGACCTGATGATAGCAGGACTCGCTAGCTTGCCCCAGATCGAGTCGATTCCCACCAGCACGCCCGCCAGTCGCGCTCGGATGCGGCGGCAACTGGAACGCGTGGCCGATCTGCGGCGATAG
- a CDS encoding glycine zipper 2TM domain-containing protein — MIKSMLTAALAATVTIGGMAATPAAAQDYGRGYYERDYRDGYRDRGYRDDRRGYRRDYRGYRNRDYRRCSSGTTGTILGAVAGGLLGGEIGRGSSYRGRSTTGTIIGAGAGALLGREVDGGNCRGRR; from the coding sequence ATGATCAAGTCGATGCTCACCGCCGCGCTTGCCGCTACCGTCACCATCGGCGGCATGGCAGCCACCCCCGCCGCCGCCCAGGATTACGGTCGTGGCTATTACGAGCGCGATTATCGCGACGGCTATCGTGACCGTGGCTATCGCGACGACCGCCGCGGGTATCGCCGCGATTATCGTGGCTATCGCAACCGCGACTATCGCCGCTGCTCGAGCGGCACCACCGGCACGATCCTCGGCGCAGTCGCCGGCGGCCTGCTGGGCGGCGAGATCGGCCGCGGCAGCTCGTATCGCGGCCGCAGCACGACCGGCACGATCATCGGTGCTGGTGCAGGCGCGCTGCTCGGCCGTGAAGTGGACGGCGGCAACTGCCGCGGTCGCCGCTAA
- the cysS gene encoding cysteine--tRNA ligase, which yields MSAPLTLYNSLTRSLEPFAPLDPEKGVRVYSCGPTVYNYAHLGNLRAYVFTDTLSRVLRWKGHDLTHVINITDVGHLTSDADAGDDKMEAAAKAQARSIWDIAAHYTAAFKQNIADLNIREPSRWSVATDHIDEMLDFAKKIAPAHCYELDTGLYFDTSTVADYGRLAGSQDDTREGRIEAVEGKRHPQDFAIWRKSPPGEQRQMEWDSPWGKGAPGWHLECSVMSLKYLGAPFDIHTGGIDHREIHHPNEIAQNQAYCGCSDSGAHFWMHNNFLVDRQGKMSKSKGGFTTLQSLIDAGVHPLAYRLLCLQAHYRSELEFSAENLAAALTRLKRLVMTITALKAKTQGEGTAPQPWLKRLDEAVSDDLNTPKALPILDELLAEKSVSPADRLAALAEFDTVLGLNLLNLTREELRVRPASATLTPEQISDRLVERQQARVVKDFQRSDTIRDELAAAGVEVMDGDPLGWDWKPAL from the coding sequence ATGTCCGCCCCGCTCACGCTCTACAATTCGCTCACCCGCAGCCTCGAGCCGTTCGCGCCGCTCGATCCCGAAAAGGGCGTGCGCGTCTATTCGTGCGGGCCGACGGTCTACAATTACGCCCATCTCGGCAATCTGCGCGCCTACGTCTTCACCGACACGCTGAGCCGCGTGCTGCGCTGGAAGGGCCATGACCTTACCCACGTCATCAACATCACCGATGTCGGCCACCTGACCAGCGACGCCGATGCCGGCGACGACAAGATGGAAGCGGCCGCCAAGGCCCAGGCCAGGAGCATCTGGGATATCGCCGCGCATTACACCGCGGCGTTCAAGCAGAACATCGCCGACCTCAATATCCGCGAGCCCAGCCGGTGGTCGGTCGCCACCGACCATATCGACGAGATGCTCGACTTCGCGAAGAAGATCGCGCCCGCGCATTGCTACGAGCTCGACACCGGGCTCTATTTCGACACCAGCACCGTCGCCGACTATGGCCGCCTAGCCGGCTCGCAGGACGATACCCGCGAAGGCCGCATCGAAGCCGTCGAAGGCAAGCGCCACCCGCAGGACTTCGCGATCTGGCGCAAGTCGCCTCCCGGCGAGCAGCGCCAGATGGAATGGGACAGCCCCTGGGGCAAGGGCGCGCCGGGCTGGCATCTCGAATGCTCCGTGATGAGCCTGAAGTATCTCGGCGCGCCGTTCGACATCCATACCGGCGGAATCGATCATCGCGAGATCCACCACCCCAACGAGATCGCCCAGAACCAGGCCTATTGCGGCTGCTCGGATAGCGGCGCGCATTTCTGGATGCACAACAACTTTCTGGTCGATCGTCAGGGAAAGATGAGCAAGTCCAAGGGCGGCTTCACCACGCTCCAGTCGCTGATCGACGCGGGCGTCCACCCCCTCGCCTATCGCCTGCTCTGCCTCCAGGCGCATTATCGCAGCGAGCTGGAGTTCAGCGCCGAGAACCTCGCCGCCGCACTGACCCGGCTCAAACGGCTGGTGATGACCATAACGGCGCTCAAGGCAAAGACGCAGGGCGAAGGCACCGCCCCGCAGCCTTGGCTCAAGCGGCTCGACGAAGCCGTTTCCGACGACCTCAACACCCCCAAGGCGCTGCCGATCCTCGACGAACTGCTCGCCGAGAAGAGCGTGTCCCCCGCCGACCGGCTCGCCGCGCTCGCCGAATTCGACACCGTCCTCGGCCTGAACCTCCTGAACCTCACCCGCGAGGAACTTCGCGTCCGCCCGGCAAGCGCCACGCTCACGCCCGAGCAAATCAGCGACCGCCTCGTCGAGCGCCAGCAGGCACGCGTCGTGAAGGACTTCCAGCGCTCCGACACGATCCGCGACGAACTCGCCGCCGCCGGCGTCGAAGTCATGGACGGCGACCCCCTGGGGTGGGACTGGAAGCCGGCGCTCTAA
- a CDS encoding TM2 domain-containing protein, whose amino-acid sequence MRGQVLGVDRTSGEGQISGEDGQRYCFRPGDWSDERGPAVGARIDFATEGNRALRIFRLPESDTAPVAYRQPPANDRNKYVAALLAFFLGTLGIHRFYLGRNGTGVLMIVISITIVGLIFTGLWAFIDTVRYLVMSDAEFAHRYARTYPA is encoded by the coding sequence ATGCGCGGACAGGTACTGGGCGTCGATCGCACCAGCGGCGAGGGCCAGATTTCGGGCGAGGACGGCCAGCGTTACTGCTTTCGCCCCGGTGACTGGAGCGATGAGCGCGGCCCCGCGGTCGGCGCGCGCATCGATTTCGCCACCGAGGGGAACCGCGCGCTGCGCATCTTCCGCCTGCCCGAATCGGACACCGCGCCGGTCGCCTACCGCCAGCCCCCCGCCAACGACCGCAACAAATATGTCGCCGCCTTGCTCGCCTTCTTCCTCGGCACGCTCGGCATCCACCGCTTCTATCTCGGCCGCAACGGCACCGGGGTGCTGATGATCGTCATCTCGATCACCATCGTCGGCCTCATCTTCACCGGTCTCTGGGCGTTCATCGACACGGTGCGCTACCTCGTGATGTCCGACGCCGAGTTCGCGCACCGCTACGCCCGCACCTATCCGGCATGA
- a CDS encoding NAD(P)-dependent oxidoreductase, whose translation MKAVLPALARPLVEPHLPAGLDVHWFASAEEAEAMVADADIGWVDINRPPEWARAVAAGTRLKWLSTIYAGLDRLDTAQLAARGTRVTNGSGVNAHTVAEYAVMGALVAAKRYDQVVRIADTREWPYDAPGKLELFETSALVIGYGTIGKLIGERLAGFGVAVTGVTRTGAPGTIGPDAWRDRLSEFDWIFLSAPATDTSRAMIGEAELRAMKPSAWIINVGRGELIDQDALIEATTRRRIAGAFLDTVTPEPLPPEHPLWTAPNILHSMHLSGRSQTRMFVRAAELFVRNLHAFLEGRPLENEVDLTAGY comes from the coding sequence ATGAAGGCCGTCCTCCCCGCGCTCGCCCGCCCGCTCGTCGAGCCGCACCTCCCCGCGGGGCTCGACGTCCACTGGTTCGCCAGCGCCGAGGAAGCCGAGGCGATGGTCGCCGACGCCGATATCGGCTGGGTCGACATCAACCGCCCACCCGAATGGGCCCGCGCGGTCGCCGCCGGCACTCGGCTCAAATGGCTGTCGACCATCTATGCCGGGCTCGACCGGCTCGACACCGCCCAGCTCGCCGCGCGCGGCACCCGCGTCACCAACGGCAGCGGGGTCAACGCGCACACGGTGGCCGAATATGCCGTGATGGGCGCGCTCGTCGCCGCCAAGCGCTACGACCAAGTAGTCCGCATCGCCGACACCCGCGAATGGCCCTATGACGCACCAGGCAAGCTCGAGCTGTTCGAGACCAGCGCATTGGTCATCGGCTACGGCACGATCGGCAAGCTGATCGGCGAGCGCCTCGCCGGCTTCGGCGTCGCCGTCACCGGCGTGACCCGCACCGGCGCGCCCGGCACGATCGGTCCCGACGCCTGGCGCGACCGCCTCTCCGAATTCGACTGGATCTTCCTCTCCGCCCCCGCCACCGACACCAGCCGTGCGATGATCGGCGAGGCAGAGCTCAGGGCGATGAAGCCCTCCGCCTGGATCATCAATGTCGGCCGCGGCGAGCTGATCGACCAGGACGCGCTGATCGAGGCGACCACCAGGCGCCGCATCGCCGGCGCGTTCCTCGACACCGTCACTCCCGAGCCGCTCCCGCCCGAGCACCCGCTATGGACCGCGCCCAACATACTCCATTCGATGCATTTGTCGGGCCGCAGCCAGACGCGCATGTTCGTCCGCGCGGCGGAATTGTTCGTCCGCAACCTCCACGCCTTCCTCGAAGGTCGCCCGCTGGAGAATGAAGTCGACCTGACCGCCGGCTATTGA
- a CDS encoding class II 3-deoxy-7-phosphoheptulonate synthase, producing the protein MGWTPDSWTQAEARQLPTYPDQAALNAATAQIANFPPLVFAGEARELTTELAKVSRGEAFLLQGGDCAESFAEFHPNNIRDTFRVILQMAVVLTFASKLPTVKLGRMAGQFAKPRSADTETIDGVELPSYRGDNVNDIAFTAASRIPDPQRMVQGYSQSAATLNLLRAFATGGYANLHQVHKWTLDFMGRSPWSKKFAAVADRIGESLDFMEACGINPDTVPQLKGTQFYTSHEALLLPYEQALTRQDSLTGDWYDTSAHFLWIGDRTRFEGSAHVEFLRGIGNPIGMKCGPSLEPDALLRLLDTLNPARVPGRMTLITRYGHDKIEKGLPALVRAVKREGHPVVWSCDPMHGNVVKAANGYKTRPFERILAEVRGFFAVHRAEGTFAGGIHAEMTGQNVTECTGGAIDVTEQALADRYHTHCDPRLNAGQSLELAFLLAEMLNDEMAERRKAA; encoded by the coding sequence ATGGGCTGGACCCCTGACAGCTGGACGCAGGCCGAAGCGCGCCAGCTCCCGACTTACCCCGATCAAGCCGCGCTCAACGCCGCCACTGCGCAGATCGCCAACTTCCCCCCGCTCGTCTTCGCCGGCGAGGCGCGCGAGCTCACCACCGAGCTCGCCAAGGTCTCGCGTGGCGAGGCCTTCCTCCTCCAGGGCGGCGACTGTGCCGAGAGCTTCGCCGAGTTCCACCCCAACAACATCCGCGACACCTTCCGCGTCATCCTCCAGATGGCGGTCGTCCTCACCTTCGCGTCGAAGCTGCCGACAGTGAAGCTCGGCCGCATGGCCGGCCAGTTCGCCAAGCCGCGCAGCGCCGATACCGAGACGATCGACGGCGTCGAGCTGCCCAGCTACCGCGGCGACAACGTCAACGACATCGCCTTCACCGCGGCGTCGCGCATCCCCGACCCGCAGCGCATGGTCCAGGGCTACAGCCAGTCCGCCGCGACGCTCAACCTGCTGCGCGCCTTCGCCACCGGCGGCTATGCCAATCTCCACCAGGTCCACAAATGGACGCTCGACTTCATGGGCCGCAGCCCGTGGTCGAAGAAGTTCGCCGCCGTCGCCGATCGCATCGGCGAGTCGCTCGATTTCATGGAGGCGTGCGGGATCAACCCCGACACCGTCCCCCAATTGAAGGGCACCCAATTCTACACCAGCCACGAGGCACTGCTCCTCCCTTATGAGCAGGCGCTCACCCGGCAGGACAGCCTCACCGGCGACTGGTACGACACCTCGGCCCATTTCCTGTGGATCGGCGACCGCACCCGCTTCGAGGGCAGCGCGCATGTCGAGTTCCTGCGCGGCATCGGCAATCCGATCGGGATGAAGTGCGGCCCCAGCCTCGAGCCCGACGCCCTGCTGCGCCTGCTCGACACGCTAAACCCCGCCCGCGTCCCGGGCCGCATGACGCTGATCACCCGCTATGGCCACGACAAGATCGAAAAGGGCCTCCCGGCCCTGGTCCGCGCGGTCAAGCGCGAGGGGCATCCGGTGGTGTGGAGCTGCGACCCGATGCACGGCAACGTCGTCAAGGCCGCCAACGGCTACAAGACCCGCCCCTTCGAGCGCATCCTCGCCGAAGTCCGCGGCTTCTTCGCCGTCCACCGCGCCGAGGGCACCTTCGCCGGCGGCATCCACGCCGAGATGACGGGACAAAACGTCACCGAATGCACCGGCGGCGCGATCGACGTGACAGAGCAGGCGCTGGCCGACCGGTATCACACGCATTGCGACCCGCGGCTGAACGCGGGGCAGTCGCTGGAGCTGGCGTTTCTGCTGGCGGAGATGTTGAATGACGAGATGGCGGAGCGACGGAAGGCGGCGTAG
- a CDS encoding DUF6615 family protein: MSAARAASVCEKGDGLPIAPVFTSPCDLASRLPAMIAEFLDVEKHLKRRFREDSITDILIASLLSLPGNDVVVQTPSEAKTGGDFDLVIVAPASEDAVQFRVQAKRLTPHANDWTTGSYVELSHPHNSGIQSRLLVSGVGRESLPTIPLYAFYNPAHVCAASGDTVTGIELASGWEIRERVKAMVKIKPKRLPYKRIGSLQPLFFPLSTILCPPRPVGAPAIPLPTEVRSAVEEAIEMRSALAGFGQTLRILAPPQVQSLAGPDGGRRRRSDAVPRDLRARQLPAIIRTAIERRDERIVPARVKRPRVILIAEDNPSET; encoded by the coding sequence GTGTCCGCTGCGCGAGCCGCCAGCGTCTGCGAAAAGGGGGATGGATTGCCGATCGCACCAGTCTTCACATCGCCGTGCGATCTAGCCTCGCGCCTGCCGGCGATGATCGCCGAGTTTCTCGATGTCGAGAAACATCTTAAGCGGCGCTTTCGCGAGGACAGTATCACCGACATCCTCATCGCCTCGCTGCTGTCGCTGCCCGGCAATGACGTCGTGGTGCAGACACCGTCCGAGGCGAAGACCGGCGGCGATTTCGACTTGGTCATAGTCGCCCCCGCGAGTGAGGACGCCGTCCAGTTCCGCGTTCAGGCAAAGCGGCTCACGCCTCATGCAAATGACTGGACGACCGGGTCCTATGTCGAACTCTCGCATCCGCATAACAGCGGGATCCAATCGCGACTGCTAGTGAGCGGTGTAGGCCGGGAGTCCCTTCCAACTATTCCCCTCTACGCCTTCTACAACCCGGCGCATGTCTGCGCTGCCTCGGGTGACACGGTAACAGGCATCGAGCTGGCGAGCGGCTGGGAAATCCGGGAGCGTGTCAAGGCAATGGTCAAGATCAAGCCCAAGCGCCTGCCCTACAAGCGGATAGGCTCGCTGCAGCCGCTCTTCTTTCCACTGTCGACGATCCTTTGTCCACCGCGACCGGTCGGCGCCCCGGCAATCCCGTTGCCGACCGAAGTCCGCAGCGCAGTCGAGGAGGCCATCGAGATGCGAAGCGCGCTGGCGGGCTTTGGCCAGACGCTGCGCATACTTGCGCCGCCCCAAGTTCAAAGTCTGGCGGGGCCGGATGGGGGCCGGCGCCGGCGGTCCGATGCGGTGCCGCGCGATCTGCGCGCGCGGCAGCTTCCGGCAATCATCCGGACCGCGATCGAGCGTCGCGACGAACGGATTGTGCCAGCGCGCGTCAAGCGCCCGCGAGTGATCCTCATCGCCGAAGACAATCCTTCCGAAACTTAG